The Osmia lignaria lignaria isolate PbOS001 chromosome 3, iyOsmLign1, whole genome shotgun sequence genome includes the window CTAACAGGACATTACGCGACTATAATACGTGAAAAATTTACTTTGCTCGAAGGATAAGCAAGAACGCGACGATAATTATTATAGAAGAAGGGCAAGCTTACTAAATTAGAACTGCACTGAAAGCTACAAAGTACAGTTGTATAACCAAACACACATAAAACCTAACCCAGTAAAAGTTATAGCTGTTTACTGATATTAATCAACACTATTACTGGTGAACTGTCAAATTGTAatgtgtaatattattttttaaagatatGTTTCCTAATGTAGAATTGATAATATGACAATTTCATGTTAAATTTTTACATAttctaatttgaataaaaaatgtatcattGGAAATGTATTATCATGAACATTGTAGTACATTGTTAGATCTAGACTGTAATCGCTTAGTAGTTGTATTGTAAAGTAATTTAAgtatattttctataaaagtatatatgtatatgttatatttccttcaaaatgtatttttaaaaattaagaaaactcATGTCATTTTGACTATACATATAATGGTACCAAATAATTGTAgtttaaaaaagtattttattttagagtCCATTACCAGAATATACTGCACTGGAAATTAGACAAGAAAAGATATTGATACAACTTGCAGAACTTAAGCAACAAGTATCAGCACTGAGTAACTTCCTAAAACAAACGAATCAAGTTACAGTAACCAATAGCAGTCATAAAGCTCAGGTAAGATTACCATCATGTAAAATGGTATTTCATtacatgaaaaatattaatggaaATAATGAGTTATTACTTGTTTTTCTAGGAAACAATTACTGCAAATCTTATCATCAATGTAAATCCAAGTAGACCACCTTATTTTATATCAGCCCTACAAAAAATATGGACTGATGTTGATATTAGAGTACAAACTTACACTCATTCAAGTATTAATAAAACAGGGCCCATAACTCATCAGTTAACTACAAGTTCTTCCAGAGAGAATGTTATAAATCTATCATTAATTTGGAAAGATGGTAAAGTAAATCCATATTTTTATGAATCACTGAATAGTAAGAAATGGATTTTCATAGTTGGTTTCTTTTCAGTTGAAGACCTTGAACTTACACTTGGCCTACGTGGTTATCACATAACTGGAGAAGTTAATTTTCTAAGATATCTAAGTAGGCTATTAAATTCGCATAATTATGAAAGTTCTGTTTGTTTAGAAAAAGTAAATACAATTGATTCAATATTAGACTTGTGTTATTGTTTACACTTTAAAGCAACATTAAAAGAAAAGCAAGAAATATTATCATTAATAGCTGATAAGTTAGCTGCAAATTGGATTGATAATAAAACACCTGATATAGCAGATATTGCTGCATGGTGTACAATTAAACAAGTTTTTCCAAAGAAGTATCCATCTAAATTAAATAGGTGGTTTGATACATGTGAAAAATTGTttgtgtaaataaaaatttcatattaaaatgcATTTATTATCTGTATGAACacagtttcaattttttttaaagtactttAAACCCtagtaaacataattcattaaaatcataaaatattgCCAATAAAATTGCCTAAATTTAAGATTTTTACTTAAAGTACTTATGTAAATATGATTTAGTTTAAAATGTACTTTGATTAAATGCGTCATTATTACATTAGATCCTAGACAGAAGTAATTTAAGTTTAATCTTGAACTAAAATATTTATTGGCAGTGTTGCAAAAGTGAATCAATTCTACATGTTTGAGGAGATAAAGAAACATTTATGACACATGGTAATGATTGATGACAGATATTAACGAATGATGAAATTAATACTAATTAGAAAGCAAGTTATTTGATAAGACGAAAAAAAGTTAGCAAAAGTTTTTCGAAGCGAATATGTATCAAATAACTTGCTATCTAGTTCATGATGATGATAATACGTAATCGGGACTTTTCAATAGTAATTGACATGACTATACCTGcaatcaataataaaaatttcaagtataATTTATCAATCTTATTTCATCaacaaattacaataaaaaattgttctatCAAATATGATAGAAGTATAGCTGCCATTACTTTGAATCTTCAGttgttttcatttcattttattttctttcacatttttaataataaatttataaatttcagcATATATTgtcaaagaatatttttaggAATTACTTTTACATTtgtcaaaatttttcatttgatttctTTGTTATAAAAGTAATGCTAAAAACTGAAAAACATTTCAAGTAGTATGTATCAATATTAGTCTAAAATGTTTTTCACATTAAAACGCTTTTTGTATGAAAGAATAATTgcattaaataaatgttttacgGTAAAAAAGATTACTTTCCTAAATTGAATAAACCTCTATATGATAGTAGTTTGCAATACTGTGAATATAACATATACTACAGATGAAgtaatgatattaaaaattaaacaagtTTCATAAATTCCTTATATGCAAATGTCAATGTATTAAAGTCAAATTGTTTGCCTCATGATTCTAGACCAGCATCTATTTAAATGATAAGTAACTATAGttaaagaagataaatacatgTCGCTATTTATTATAGATTATTCAGTTTAAATTTTTACCTAACGTTGCCTAAGCTGTGCACTAAATGTACAAGTGTCATACTAGAATATGTTACTACTATCTCGTAATTTATAGAAGTTTTATGTACATCATacagtataatattaaaaacaaattacttATAGATAGAAATGCACGCAGTTGCATTATAGGTAAACATAATTATTACGTTTGCTATTTATTTACCATTCTAATATTACCAAACTTAGGCATCTTCAGTTTATGAAACTTGTCAAAAATTGATATGATAGGCCTGATTGTAAAGTGCTTACAAATCTAAGTTGACATTTTACACTTTATACTTCTATTTCGAAGTATGTATATTCAAGAATGAATCAAAAACATTTTTTGTTCAAGTTGTAATGACATTACAATGAGTTCAGTTCATGGAATATGTATTCATAAGTTCTAAGTAGAGAATATGATTTCATTGGTTTTATCATATTAgtattgtattaaaatattattttgtttctaatgtTAATAATTATGTAGTTTTTTCTGGCAGTTTTCgttattgtattattgtttGTTATCAACAATATTATGCTACTGAATTTTTAATCTGTTGCATTAACAGATTACTTTGAATAGTATATTgttcttacagttaaaaaaaaaatgcataaGCATTGCATTTTTAGAGATCCATGCAATATTTTGTTTCAGCTTTacttaataaaagtaaaaaatattcattatacaccttatctaaaattataaataatatgtatCTCAATATATCACAATATGACGGTGCCAGAAGCATATTAAAATTACTATACGAAGTATCTGCGTGCGTGAAACACTTGTAAACACGTGTTTCAACGTAAGTCTTTAACTCTGGTACATCTCGGTGTACTTTTAATGCCGAACTATTAAAATCCTAACTACTCTATGAAATTGATCAAAATTTTAACAACCAGTCTCTTCGTGTATATGTTTAGtagtttaaaatattctttcctAAATTTTCAAAACCAATAACGATTATGAATGTTACTATATTAAATCGGCACCTTACTTACTGAACAAACCCTTGTCATCGTATTATGAACAGCTTATACGAACGACGAGAAGCCAGGTAAAGGCGCCCTCGACCTTGCCATATTGTTCATAATAATTTGACCTCCGTTTAAACTAACAACCGCACTACCTTCAGGTTCAGAATCAGTGTATGAAGAATAATTTCTAACTGGTTTTTGACGTTTCCACGACTGTCTTAAGGAATCATTAACGTTAGCATAATGATTTACAAAGGAATGTGGATCTGACTGTACACTTTCATTTTCACTTTCAGATCCCTAtaacgtaaaataaaataatataatacatattatgtgttaaatgtattttaaatgttaagaaaaaaatatttacctgTGAATCTGTTGAACTAATTTCAGAAGGTTTTTCTGTAACACTACTATCATCAGGATTTTCATCATACCCTTTAAGACTCTCTTCATCGCTATGATATGCAACCGAGGCTGGTGAGGGTCTAGGAGGCGATTTGCCTAACATTGTAGGCGGAGGAGGATGCATGGATTTTCTTGCTAAAGTGTTCCTTTTACCTAAAGTACCACAAGCACTTGCCATGTTGATAGCACCACCTCCTCCTTGTCTTGATCTATAAAGTTCTAAATCTGATTCTTGTCTATCATCTGTATCCATTGCCATAGACTCTTCAAGTGTCTTTTGTGCTTCTTCTAACATAATTATTTCGTCattattcataaatataaattgtatgaattgaatTATATATGGAGCAACTTACGTTTATATTTATAACTTTTACTTTTTACACATAGCACAGCTATGACCATTATAATGATTATAATTGAAGTAGCAGCTAAAGTAACCATGAACCAAGTTTGTCTGTAAAATGGTTTGTGTTGCAAATATGCATATTCCAGATACAGTTTCGACGGAGTTAATATctaaaatacatatattataaatgttaacattaaatgtataatgtatGTATCATTTTACTACTTACCGTTTCAGTGGAATAAGCCGGATAACTGATTCCATAACGATTATATGATATCACTCTAAATAAGTATGATGTGGATGGAAGTAAATTTTGATAAGATACAGAATACTCTGTCAATGGCCCATTACTACTGCGCACTATTGTCTGCCAACGACTGTCATCTACAATTACAAATAATGACATTTAagttttatgaaaattctaTGAAAATTGACCGACAACTTCAGCAGGTTTTCTTATAAACAAAACGatatatactgcttcattttcttgaattaaatatttgtttataaatgattttatttcaactataatTGTTATGTAATTCAATATTctgttgattatttttaatattgctgACTTATTGAAAACAATTGAAAACTTGCGAAGTTACATTATAGTTCTATATTACATGTTTTAAGGGCATTGATGAAATATTAGATGAAGGAATTGGAAAATTAAGACTGTAGGAATACTGTTATCTAACAAAAGTCAAACATCAGCTAGTTATTTATTGTAGTAAATTTATAGCAGCATTCAAAGTTAAGATTCATCTTATATGTTTCTAACTGAATTCATGGAAAATGTCATGCTATGACATCATCATGCAAATCAACAGTACAAATACCACTAAAAAAAGTACCACAGGTTATTACAAAGAGGAAGCCGTCATATTTTAACACTAACAAATCATATTTAACTGTTAAGACCATCTAATATATAATAACTGATGTTTACGTGCACTAACACTTACAATGCTGCCATTCTTCCATTGCTATATGATTACAAAAAAGGTAATATTAGTAAAACAGTActgtcttttttaatttaacattaatCTTTTATTCATATGAATGTACTCTTTCGATATTCCTTAACTCGTTTTTTTTATGATATTGTAGGTATATCTTCAAAAATATTATCTTAACATTAACTacttgataataataaaatatttaatgttatttacCTTTCCGGCGTGTTTCAATATAGTATCCAAGAATAGGTCCTTTCCCAGAAGCTCCATTAGTCCATTGTAATTCAACACTAGATACTGTTTTAGTAACAGCAAGATTGCTAGGTGCCATAGGTGAGCCTTCTTGTGGACCTGTTGTGACGTTTCCAGATATAGGTGGACCAAAATCAATGGTTTGTGCTCGAACCATAAAGGtataagtttcttcttcttccaaagGTTGAATTAACAAGCTTGTTTCCGTTACTTTCTGTTTTACTTGCTTACTAAAAccttgaataaaatgaaatattatttacgaCCAATACACAATATCTCAAACGTTAgagataattttttatatcgAGAAACATACGATCGTTCTGTTCTGCTGTTTCATATGTAACAATATAACCAACTATTTGTCCATTTCGTAATTTTGGTGCTTCCCAAGAAACTCTAAGGCTAGTCATTGTAATTTCAGTGAACTGTAAATTATATGGAGGTCCAGGTATATCCTGTAAATGCAATTCAATGTAGCTCTCAAATGAATTAAAGTTgtagattaattttaattaatatgaaatttactTCTTTAGTTCGAACGGTAATTGGTGGAGTTCGTGGGCCGTCACCAGCCGGATTAAATGCTAATACTTGAATCCGATATTCTGTATATTTATCCAAAAATACTAAACTATGCGTTAAGTAAGATGCTGGGACAAcctctatttcttcttcttgtttgttttCTAAGTCTTGAGGAGAATCAGTAActaaatagaaaatctaaaacagaaaatttgaattatttactGAACTTAAAATAATGGATCTAcgtataaaagtataataatactTTATATCCTAATAAATCTCCATTCTGCATATTAGCTTGAGGTGGTTTCCATCGTAACTGAACTTCTGTAGAAGAAATTGATTCTGCTTTTAAATGTTGTGGTTCTCCCGTGGGAACCGCTTCTCCCACATATACAGTTACTGGAGGGCTTGACGGACCTTCTCCTTCGGAATTGAAAGGTAATACTACTATCTCGTAGTATCTATCCTCTGTTAAATCACTTAAAACGATTTTTGTAGCCTACAATTTAAGaagcaattaattaaatgtctcatttttaattatattcatattaattacttttattcCCAATATTTCTTCTTTCGGTGTATCTTGAAGAGCTGTTGGAAAATCAGAAACTGGTTGGTAAATGACCCGATAACCACCCGTTTCATGATCTCCACTCCAATATACTTCATCTATTGAATTCCAATGAACCTCTATACTTGAGGTTGTTATTGGAACAACTTTTAATCCAGTAACACCCTTAGAAGGCGCTATAAATTGatacaataaattatattttcattagatAAATTCAGTATAAAGCAGTGTCTTTATATACCTGCTGGTAAAGTTTGAACTTGAACAGATTCTGTGCTCCAAGATGAAGGACCAATGTCGTTAGTTGCTTGTATTCGAAATTGATATAACGTAAAAGGTTTCAAGTTATTTGCCGTGTAAGATGTTAAGGTTGGTTCTACTCTTTCAGGAACAGTTTGAAACGGTCCTGAATTTTCTGACTGTTGTACCGTATAATAACTATGAAAGATAACGCCAAATGATATAAATGTTACAATTAGGTTCAtgtgttaaatttaaaaaaatttaagtaaattatGTACCGTAGTGGGGCAAATCCATCACGACCAGGTGTCCAACTAAATGTTATTTGTCTACTTTGTACTTGTGATCTGCTTACTTGTGGCATCGATGGTGCTTGAGGACGTTCCCTATTATTCGTAGTAAAAACGAGAACGTATGCCGTTTTACCCCAACCTAATCTCGTTTGTGCAGTTACTGAAAACATGTAATACTTTTCTTGCTCTAATCCAGTCGCTCTGAAAaaagtaatatatttatatagattTCACTTAAATTTTTACCTATTTAAATTAACATATTGACAGTTTtcgattattaattatacctaAAAGTTCTATCTGATGCAGGAAATTCCTTAGAAAATTGATGATCCTGACTGCtatttaaatgaaacaaaaCTTTGTAAGCAAGAATCTCTCCATTGGGATCTTCTGGCGT containing:
- the LOC117608042 gene encoding aminoacyl tRNA synthase complex-interacting multifunctional protein 2 isoform X1, whose amino-acid sequence is MRNEMTMYTLKPIVSLPQRLHHSKTMYEMQNIHEERSRDNHTEADNKIVPDITEQVINFLKSPLPEYTALEIRQEKILIQLAELKQQVSALSNFLKQTNQVTVTNSSHKAQETITANLIINVNPSRPPYFISALQKIWTDVDIRVQTYTHSSINKTGPITHQLTTSSSRENVINLSLIWKDVEDLELTLGLRGYHITGEVNFLRYLSRLLNSHNYESSVCLEKVNTIDSILDLCYCLHFKATLKEKQEILSLIADKLAANWIDNKTPDIADIAAWCTIKQVFPKKYPSKLNRWFDTCEKLFV
- the LOC117608042 gene encoding aminoacyl tRNA synthase complex-interacting multifunctional protein 2 isoform X2, giving the protein MRNEMTMYTLKPIVSLPQRLHHSKTMYEMQNIHEERSRDNHTEADNKIVPDITEQSPLPEYTALEIRQEKILIQLAELKQQVSALSNFLKQTNQVTVTNSSHKAQETITANLIINVNPSRPPYFISALQKIWTDVDIRVQTYTHSSINKTGPITHQLTTSSSRENVINLSLIWKDVEDLELTLGLRGYHITGEVNFLRYLSRLLNSHNYESSVCLEKVNTIDSILDLCYCLHFKATLKEKQEILSLIADKLAANWIDNKTPDIADIAAWCTIKQVFPKKYPSKLNRWFDTCEKLFV